One window of the Allosaccharopolyspora coralli genome contains the following:
- a CDS encoding response regulator transcription factor → MRILVVDDDRAVRESLRRSLQFNGYQVELAADGQQALDWLSGQRPDALVLDVMMPRVDGLEVARRLRSIGDDLPILVLTARDAVSDRVAGLDAGADDYLPKPFALEELLARLRALLRRATPPEEVDGRAPEVLRFADLELDPGTREVRRGERSISLTRTEFALLELLMSHPKQVLTRGRLLEDVWGYDFPTSGNALEVYIGYLRRKTEADEEPRLIHTVRGVGYVLRETPP, encoded by the coding sequence ATGCGGATCCTCGTCGTCGACGACGACCGGGCCGTGCGCGAGTCACTGCGCCGGTCGCTGCAATTCAACGGCTACCAGGTGGAACTCGCCGCGGACGGTCAGCAGGCACTCGACTGGTTGTCAGGGCAACGCCCGGATGCGCTCGTCCTCGACGTGATGATGCCGAGGGTCGACGGCCTCGAGGTCGCTCGTCGTCTTCGCAGCATCGGCGACGACCTGCCGATCCTGGTGCTCACCGCCCGCGACGCCGTCTCCGACCGGGTCGCCGGTCTCGACGCGGGAGCAGACGACTACCTGCCGAAGCCGTTCGCCCTGGAGGAGTTGCTCGCCCGGCTGCGGGCACTGCTGCGTCGCGCGACCCCGCCGGAGGAGGTGGACGGCCGCGCGCCGGAGGTGCTCCGGTTCGCCGATCTCGAACTCGACCCCGGCACTCGCGAGGTGCGACGCGGGGAGCGTTCGATCAGCCTCACCCGCACCGAGTTCGCCCTGCTCGAACTGCTCATGTCGCACCCCAAGCAGGTCCTCACCCGTGGTCGATTGCTGGAGGACGTGTGGGGATACGACTTCCCGACCTCGGGTAACGCGCTGGAGGTCTATATCGGCTACCTACGGCGCAAGACCGAGGCCGACGAGGAACCGCGGCTGATCCACACCGTGCGCGGTGTCGGCTACGTGCTGCGGGAGACGCCACCGTGA
- a CDS encoding HAMP domain-containing sensor histidine kinase: MLAAVRAGGPAAGRWQRVSLRNRVTLLGALCVAGAVALISLGAFFTVRDSLYEQVDSNLMERANQAVSGPQVLGPDLQSAPAAFYAAANLKISLVLADGTEISGRGQRPPSGLQELAVAQGQIPHSLRTDEGSDTRVVALPSGQDRALVMAQSLRPTKNTLAQLSIVLVVIGGSGILLAAAAGTAVARGGLLPVQRLMAATERIARTGDLRPIPVSGDDELARLTTSFNKMLGALAESQEQQRRLVADAGHELRTPLTSLRTNLELLMASDEPGAPTLASEDRKEMLTDVRAQITELSALVGDLVELAREDAPQAVHEPVELVDVVERALSRSRRRAGDVDFDVRVQPWSMLGDATALERAVVNLLDNGAKWSPAGGTVRMELRPDTEPGFTVLEVADAGPGIEPDDRPHVFERFYRSSDARTLPGSGLGLAIVKQVAERHGGQVGVGDAPEGGALLTMRLPGRSTRSHEETQQ; encoded by the coding sequence ATGCTTGCCGCGGTGCGTGCGGGCGGGCCGGCCGCAGGGCGCTGGCAACGCGTCTCGCTGCGCAACCGGGTCACGCTGCTCGGCGCCTTGTGCGTGGCGGGCGCGGTCGCGCTGATCTCGCTGGGCGCGTTCTTCACCGTCCGCGACAGCTTGTACGAGCAGGTCGACAGCAACCTCATGGAGCGCGCGAACCAGGCCGTCTCCGGGCCGCAGGTACTGGGACCGGATCTGCAGTCCGCGCCCGCGGCGTTCTACGCTGCGGCGAACCTGAAGATCAGCCTCGTGCTCGCGGACGGTACCGAGATCTCGGGCAGGGGGCAGCGGCCACCGTCGGGTCTGCAGGAACTCGCCGTGGCGCAGGGACAGATCCCGCACTCGCTGCGCACCGACGAGGGCAGCGACACGCGAGTGGTGGCGTTGCCGTCGGGTCAGGACCGTGCCCTGGTCATGGCCCAGTCGCTGCGTCCGACGAAGAACACCTTGGCGCAGCTGAGCATCGTGCTCGTGGTGATCGGCGGCTCCGGGATCCTGCTCGCGGCGGCCGCAGGGACCGCCGTCGCACGCGGCGGGCTGTTGCCGGTGCAGCGGCTGATGGCCGCGACCGAGCGGATCGCGCGCACCGGCGACCTGCGCCCGATCCCGGTCAGCGGCGACGACGAGCTCGCCCGGCTGACCACCAGCTTCAACAAGATGCTCGGTGCGCTCGCGGAGTCGCAGGAGCAGCAGCGCAGGCTCGTCGCCGACGCGGGACACGAGTTGCGCACGCCGCTGACCTCGCTGCGGACGAATCTGGAGCTGTTGATGGCCTCCGACGAGCCGGGCGCTCCGACCCTGGCGTCGGAGGACCGCAAGGAGATGCTCACCGACGTGCGCGCGCAGATCACCGAGTTGTCGGCACTGGTCGGTGATCTCGTCGAGCTGGCCCGGGAGGACGCACCCCAGGCTGTGCACGAGCCGGTCGAACTCGTCGACGTGGTGGAGCGTGCGCTGAGTCGTTCTCGTCGCCGAGCGGGCGACGTCGACTTCGATGTCCGCGTGCAGCCGTGGTCGATGCTCGGGGACGCCACCGCGCTGGAGCGAGCGGTGGTCAACCTCCTCGACAACGGCGCGAAGTGGAGCCCGGCGGGAGGGACCGTGCGGATGGAACTCAGGCCCGACACGGAGCCCGGCTTCACGGTCCTGGAGGTCGCGGACGCGGGGCCGGGGATCGAACCCGACGACCGCCCCCACGTGTTCGAGCGCTTCTACCGCTCGTCGGACGCGCGCACGCTGCCCGGCTCGGGATTGGGGCTCGCGATCGTCAAGCAGGTCGCCGAGCGCCACGGCGGGCAGGTCGGGGTCGGCGACGCCCCGGAGGGCGGGGCGCTGCTGACGATGCGGCTACCCGGCCGAAGCACGCGTTCGCACGAGGAAACCCAACAGTAA
- a CDS encoding DeoR/GlpR family DNA-binding transcription regulator has protein sequence MLARQRQEMILDEVRRAGAVQVSNLVLRLGVSDMTIRRDLDALARGGLVEKVYGGATSTLGRSTDEPGFEAKSVRQLAEKEAIARAATEFVRPGTAIGLTAGTTTWTLARFLDDVADLTVVTNSVRVADVLQQRGRTDRTVVLTGGIRTPSDALVGPVAVQSLRSLHLDLVFLGVHGMAAKAGFTTPNLQESETNRAFAEAASRLVVVADHAKWATVGISTIVGFDEVDVLVTDDGLHSDARRMLSEEVHELVVADLDSRGGSA, from the coding sequence GTGCTCGCACGACAACGTCAAGAGATGATCCTCGACGAGGTCCGCCGCGCCGGGGCGGTGCAGGTGAGCAACCTCGTGCTACGCCTGGGCGTCTCCGACATGACGATCCGTCGCGATCTCGACGCGTTGGCTCGCGGCGGGCTCGTGGAGAAGGTGTACGGCGGTGCGACGTCGACGCTCGGACGCAGCACCGACGAGCCCGGCTTCGAGGCGAAGTCGGTGCGGCAGCTCGCCGAGAAGGAGGCCATCGCCCGCGCCGCCACCGAGTTCGTGCGGCCCGGCACCGCGATCGGCCTCACCGCGGGTACCACGACGTGGACGCTCGCCCGGTTTCTCGACGACGTCGCCGACCTCACCGTCGTCACGAACTCGGTCCGGGTCGCCGACGTTCTCCAGCAGCGCGGGCGGACCGACCGCACCGTCGTGCTCACCGGTGGGATCCGGACACCGTCCGACGCGCTCGTCGGGCCGGTCGCCGTCCAGTCGCTGCGCTCCCTGCACCTGGACCTGGTGTTCCTCGGAGTGCACGGCATGGCGGCCAAAGCCGGGTTCACCACACCGAACCTGCAGGAGAGCGAGACGAACAGGGCGTTCGCGGAGGCCGCGAGCAGGCTGGTGGTCGTCGCAGACCACGCCAAGTGGGCCACCGTCGGCATCTCCACCATCGTCGGGTTCGACGAGGTCGACGTGCTCGTCACCGACGACGGGCTGCACTCCGACGCGCGCAGGATGCTCAGCGAGGAAGTGCACGAACTCGTGGTCGCCGACCTCGACTCTCGCGGGGGTAGCGCATGA